One genomic region from Amycolatopsis sp. FBCC-B4732 encodes:
- a CDS encoding amino acid--tRNA ligase-related protein: MSVPFGAFVAREHAAGRLVVQPRMGFPAPEVMRDGLRRTHDAAATTVGTLTLDSYTRVGDLVTAARALADGAPLNGFPLVTHGPEVTREVLAGVLGPDFPVQVRHGSAAPRDIVATLVAAGLDATEGGPVSYCLPYSRTPLRTAVRHWADACARLAAASGTAHLETFGGCMLGQLCPPGLLVAISVLEAIFFAQHGLRSVSLSYAQQTDPAQDEEAVRALRLLAARYLPGVEWHVVVYAYMGVYPRTPAGAARLLTSAARLAVRSGAARLIVKTAAEAHRIPTVAENVDALELAARVAAGTPAGAGTEDTGIHAEATALVEAVLGLDDDLAGALPTAFARGLLDVPYCLHPDNAGRARSYLDAGGRLQWADTGGLPIGPPSRAARPHRTGSAGLLAALSHVERKFDTPPPGRAGAGPDRSAMTDTPDGQLPPPLPVHLASPVTQAALRVQHQVLNAVREFLGGEGFTELLPPVIGPVTDPGVRGSKQLDVDYYGHRYKLMTSGILYKQASLLGFGKIFYIAPNVRAEPVETCSTRRHLAEFHQIDVEVAGASRAQAQDVAERLLTHVVKHVLATVPGELTGLGRDLAELTGVLSGAFGRTTHAAAVARLHELGHPQSPDAELDWAGEELLSRATDRPFFVDDYPKGSRGFYDREATTEPGVLRNFDLLAPGGFGELASGSERESDYARIVTRMRETGENPAKYGWYLDMVREGIPASAGFGLGLERLVRFLTGLDAVWRVNAYPKVPGLVAP; this comes from the coding sequence GTGAGCGTGCCGTTCGGGGCGTTCGTCGCCCGGGAGCACGCGGCCGGCCGGCTGGTCGTCCAGCCGCGGATGGGTTTCCCGGCGCCGGAGGTCATGCGGGACGGCCTGCGCCGCACCCACGACGCGGCGGCCACCACGGTCGGCACGCTGACCCTCGACAGCTACACCCGCGTCGGGGACCTCGTGACGGCGGCCCGTGCGCTCGCCGACGGTGCGCCGCTCAACGGCTTCCCGCTCGTCACGCACGGCCCGGAGGTGACCCGCGAGGTGCTGGCCGGCGTGCTCGGCCCGGACTTCCCGGTCCAGGTGCGGCACGGTTCGGCCGCTCCGCGCGACATCGTCGCCACGCTCGTCGCCGCCGGCCTGGACGCGACCGAGGGCGGGCCGGTCTCGTACTGCCTGCCCTACAGCCGCACCCCGCTGCGGACGGCGGTGCGGCACTGGGCCGACGCCTGCGCCCGGCTGGCGGCGGCGAGCGGCACGGCCCACCTGGAGACGTTCGGCGGCTGCATGCTCGGCCAGCTCTGCCCGCCGGGCCTGCTGGTCGCGATCAGCGTCCTCGAAGCGATCTTCTTCGCCCAGCACGGACTCCGCAGCGTCTCGCTCAGCTACGCGCAGCAGACCGACCCGGCGCAGGACGAGGAAGCCGTCCGGGCGCTGCGCCTGCTGGCCGCCCGGTACCTGCCCGGCGTCGAGTGGCACGTCGTGGTCTACGCCTACATGGGCGTCTACCCGCGGACGCCGGCCGGCGCGGCCCGGCTGCTGACGTCCGCCGCGCGGCTCGCGGTGCGGTCCGGCGCGGCCCGGCTGATCGTCAAGACGGCCGCGGAAGCCCACCGGATCCCGACCGTCGCGGAGAACGTCGACGCGCTCGAGCTCGCCGCGCGCGTCGCCGCCGGGACGCCGGCCGGGGCCGGCACCGAGGACACCGGCATCCACGCCGAGGCCACCGCGCTCGTCGAAGCCGTGCTGGGCTTGGACGACGACCTGGCCGGCGCGCTGCCGACCGCGTTCGCCCGCGGCCTGCTCGACGTCCCGTACTGCCTGCACCCGGACAACGCCGGCCGGGCCCGCAGCTACCTCGACGCCGGCGGCCGCCTGCAGTGGGCGGACACCGGCGGGCTGCCGATCGGCCCGCCGTCGCGCGCCGCCCGGCCGCACCGGACCGGCTCGGCCGGGTTGCTGGCCGCGCTGTCGCACGTGGAACGGAAGTTCGACACGCCCCCGCCCGGCCGGGCCGGGGCCGGACCCGACAGGAGCGCCATGACCGACACCCCCGACGGGCAGCTGCCACCGCCGCTGCCCGTGCACCTCGCCTCGCCCGTCACCCAGGCCGCGCTGCGCGTCCAGCACCAGGTGCTGAACGCCGTGCGGGAGTTCCTCGGCGGCGAGGGGTTCACCGAGCTGCTGCCGCCGGTGATCGGCCCGGTCACCGACCCCGGTGTCCGCGGCTCGAAGCAGCTCGACGTCGACTACTACGGTCACCGCTACAAGCTGATGACCAGCGGGATCCTGTACAAGCAGGCGTCGCTGCTGGGCTTCGGCAAGATCTTCTACATCGCGCCGAACGTCCGCGCGGAACCGGTCGAGACGTGCTCGACGCGGCGGCACCTCGCCGAGTTCCACCAGATCGACGTCGAGGTCGCGGGCGCGAGCCGGGCGCAGGCCCAGGACGTCGCCGAACGGCTGCTCACGCACGTCGTGAAGCACGTGCTCGCGACGGTCCCCGGCGAGCTGACCGGGCTGGGCCGCGACCTCGCGGAGCTGACCGGCGTGCTGTCCGGGGCGTTCGGCCGCACCACGCACGCCGCCGCCGTCGCCCGGCTGCACGAGCTGGGCCACCCGCAGAGCCCGGACGCGGAGCTCGACTGGGCCGGCGAGGAACTGCTGTCCCGGGCCACCGACCGGCCGTTCTTCGTCGACGACTACCCCAAGGGCTCGCGCGGCTTCTACGACCGCGAAGCCACCACCGAGCCCGGCGTCCTGCGCAACTTCGACCTCCTCGCGCCCGGCGGCTTCGGCGAACTGGCCAGCGGCAGCGAACGCGAGTCCGACTACGCGCGGATCGTCACGCGGATGCGCGAGACCGGCGAGAACCCGGCCAAGTACGGCTGGTACCTCGACATGGTCCGCGAGGGCATCCCCGCGAGCGCGGGCTTCGGGCTGGGCCTGGAGCGGCTCGTCCGGTTCCTCACCGGCCTCGACGCGGTGTGGCGGGTCAACGCCTACCCGAAGGTCCCCGGGCTGGTGGCGCCGTGA
- a CDS encoding glutamate synthase-related protein produces the protein MKAPGFPEAAVRDRAARGAAAVFPAESAYGSEVFGAAGPEGDELDRARLVPPVFVPLRLEKLIELGREPLFSDVELATGIGGFASPLPVYLSAFGSTQLGGGDLAMAASRQAGRLGIPMVLGENVVPVNGYANALLTRVRAYAGEVPDGLGGVVVQQSTEDADAEVWNLVYSDPAASALLDGGRLGFELKVGQGAKPGLGGMTLLDAAAAARVDGQYALTGFGPRKLRSSSPGTFTAEILRQQVRLMRNNFPRARVWVKLPPGRDVAEAARVAWAAGADAVTVDGAEGGTGWAPTAFLGHVGLPLAECLRRIGSPTGCLLAGGRMWEGTRVVKALAHGVRAAALGRAALVAVDEDRAEGLVRLVEALALEARLLISALGKYRPDALAADDVWPAAPAAAELPLDLPVAAVPTA, from the coding sequence GTGAAGGCCCCCGGCTTCCCCGAGGCGGCGGTCCGGGACCGGGCCGCGCGGGGCGCCGCCGCGGTGTTCCCGGCCGAATCCGCCTACGGCAGCGAGGTGTTCGGTGCGGCCGGACCGGAGGGCGACGAGCTGGACCGCGCGCGGCTGGTGCCACCGGTGTTCGTGCCACTGCGGCTGGAAAAGCTGATCGAGCTGGGCCGCGAACCGCTGTTCTCCGACGTCGAGCTGGCGACCGGGATCGGCGGGTTCGCCTCGCCGCTGCCGGTGTACCTCTCGGCGTTCGGCTCGACGCAGCTCGGCGGCGGTGACCTCGCGATGGCGGCGTCGCGCCAAGCCGGGCGGCTGGGCATCCCGATGGTGCTCGGCGAGAACGTCGTGCCGGTCAACGGGTACGCGAACGCCCTGCTCACGCGCGTGCGGGCGTACGCCGGAGAGGTGCCCGACGGGCTCGGCGGGGTCGTGGTGCAGCAGAGCACCGAGGACGCCGACGCCGAGGTCTGGAACCTCGTCTACAGCGACCCCGCGGCGTCGGCGCTGCTCGACGGCGGCCGGCTCGGGTTCGAGCTGAAGGTGGGGCAGGGCGCCAAGCCCGGGCTCGGCGGGATGACCCTGCTGGACGCGGCCGCCGCGGCGCGGGTCGACGGGCAGTACGCGCTCACCGGATTCGGCCCGCGGAAGTTGCGTTCGAGCAGTCCCGGGACGTTCACCGCCGAGATCCTGCGGCAGCAGGTCCGCTTGATGCGCAACAACTTCCCGCGCGCCCGCGTCTGGGTGAAGCTGCCGCCGGGCCGGGACGTCGCCGAAGCCGCCCGGGTCGCGTGGGCGGCCGGCGCGGACGCGGTCACCGTCGACGGCGCCGAAGGTGGCACGGGCTGGGCGCCCACGGCGTTCCTCGGCCACGTCGGGCTCCCGCTGGCCGAGTGCCTGCGCCGGATCGGGTCTCCCACGGGCTGCCTGCTGGCGGGCGGGCGGATGTGGGAGGGCACCCGGGTGGTGAAGGCGCTGGCCCACGGCGTCCGCGCGGCGGCGCTGGGCCGGGCGGCACTGGTCGCCGTCGACGAAGACCGCGCCGAGGGGCTGGTGCGGCTGGTCGAGGCGCTGGCGCTGGAGGCGCGGCTGCTGATCAGCGCGCTGGGCAAGTACCGCCCGGACGCGCTGGCCGCCGACGACGTCTGGCCTGCCGCTCCTGCCGCCGCGGAACTGCCGCTCGACCTGCCGGTCGCGGCGGTTCCCACCGCTTAG